From the Candidatus Cloacimonadota bacterium genome, the window AGAAGCATTACTTCATCTTGAAATCGGAAGAAAAATATCTCATGAGATCGGAGCAAAAGACCTTGAAAAAGAGAGTTTTGAAGGATTATCAAAATTATATTCAGCAACAGGAAAATATGAAAAAGCTTATGAATTCATTAATCGTTATACAGAATTAAAAGACAGCATTTTTGCCATTGAAAAAAGCTTGAAAATCACGCATTTGCAAAACAAATATGAAGCTGAAAAAACTGAAAATTTGATTTCAGCAATGAAAAAGGAACAGGAAATCCAAAACCTGATCAAAAAATACCTGATCATCGGCCTGATCTTGATCCTGTTGATCACAATCCTCTTATATTACCTTTATAATGAGAAAAAAAAGGAAATTGTACTTCGCAAAAAAACAGAGGAACGGTTGATCGAAAGCGAAGAATCATTTCGTTCTTTAGCGGAGAATTTAAAAGTATCTGTTTTTACCTTCGATGAAAGCGGTTATTTTACTTATGCAAATCCTGCTTCCTCGGAAATCAGCGGTTACTCAAATAAAGAACTTCTTTCAATGAAATTTTATGAATTTGTACATCCGGAATTCAAAGAGACTGTTAAGGAAAGAGGATTTTCCAGATTAGAAGAAGATATTTATCCAAATACCTATGAAATCAAAATAATCACTAAAAACAAAGTACAAAAATGGATCGAACTTGTAAACAGTCGCATCATAATTAATGGAAAAGCTGTTATTTTAGGAACTGGAGTAAACATCACTGAAAACAAAAAAGCACGGGAAATACAAACTGTTTTATATAATATCAGCAATGCTACCAACACAACCACAGAAATAGATGAACTTTATAAAATCATTCATGAACAACTCAATACGATCATAGACACAACAAATTTTTATATCGCATTATATGATGAAAAAACAAATATTATTTCTGCTCCATATTATATCGATGAATTGAATAAACAAATCCCAGAACCACAACAATTGAAAAACGGGATCACTGCATATATAATAAAAAAAGAAAAACCACTTTATTTAACTGCTAAAAAAAGGAACAAACTCATTCGGGAAGGTCTTATTGCCGATATGAATTGGAAAAGTAAGATCTGGTTAGGTGTTCCTCTAAAAGTTGGGAAAAATGTTATTGGAGCTTTAGCGGTTCAAAGTTATAAAGATGCTAAAATGTATTCGGAAAAAGATCTTGAAATTCTGGAATTCGTATCTGAACAAGTTGCTTTAGCTATTGATAGAAAAAAAGCTCAAGATGCCCTAAAAGAAAGTATTGTCAGGAACAAAGCTCTTCTTCAGGCAATTCCTGACATGATCTTTGTCCTCGATAAAAATGGAAAATACCTGGATTTTGAAGCGGAAAAAAACGGTTTATTAGCAATTCCAAGAAAGCAGATAATTGGAAAAAACATCAAAGATGCTGGTTTTAATGAACAACAAATAAAATTGATCCTGAATAAAATTGAAGAGTCTATTAAAACAGGAAATACTCAGACAATTGAATATGAGCTTGCAGTACCGGAAGGTCTTAATACATTTGAAGCAAGAATTGTTCCTCTGAATCAAAGTAAAGTTTTAGCGATCGTTCGGGATGTCACCAGTCAACGGAAAGCAGAAAAGGGATTAATTGAGAGTGAAGAACGCTACCGAAGACTGTTCGATTCATCTCCTGATCCGATCATTGTTCACAGCAATGGTAAATTAATTTCCGCAAATAAAGCCGCAGCAAATTTCATTGGAATAGACAATCCTGAAAAACTATATGGACAACCGATTATCGATTTTGTTGCCCCCGAATCTCATGAAATCGTTAAAGAAAGGATCCATAAATTATATACTGCCGGAACTCCGGTTGAACTTGAAGAAGAAAAATATCTTACTATCGATGGTTCGGTCAGAGATGTTGAAATATCAGCAATTCCAATAACTTTTAAAAATGAAAAAGCTGTTCTTGTAGCTTTCAGGGATATAACAGATCGTAAAAGTGCTGAAGAAAGAATTAAGAATTCCTTAAAAGAAAAAGAAGTTTTATTACAGGAAATTCATCATCGAGTGAAAAATAATATGCAGGTTATCTCGAGTATGCTCAATCTGCAAGCGGGATACATCAAAAATAAACAAGATTTGGATCTGTTCAAAGACAGTATTAATCGTGTTAAATCTATGGCTCTGATCCATGAGAAACTGTATAGATCAGAAGATCTGGCAAGAATCAATTTTAGTGATTATATCCAAAAATTAGCTCGTAACCTGTTTACATTCTTCAAAATCGATATTAATAGAATAAAATATCGAGTTGAAATGGAAGAAATATTATTAGACATTAATAAAGCAATTCCGTGTGGACTGATCATCAATGAACTGCTTTCAAATTCCCTCAAATATGCATTTCCAAAAGACAAGAAAGGGCTTATTCAAATCAAAATCGAATACAGAGAAAATGAGAATAAATATCATGTTCTGTTTGAAGATGATGGTATCGGACTACCTGATCGAATAGATTTTCAGAATACCGAAACCTTAGGATTACAGTTG encodes:
- a CDS encoding PAS domain S-box protein yields the protein EALLHLEIGRKISHEIGAKDLEKESFEGLSKLYSATGKYEKAYEFINRYTELKDSIFAIEKSLKITHLQNKYEAEKTENLISAMKKEQEIQNLIKKYLIIGLILILLITILLYYLYNEKKKEIVLRKKTEERLIESEESFRSLAENLKVSVFTFDESGYFTYANPASSEISGYSNKELLSMKFYEFVHPEFKETVKERGFSRLEEDIYPNTYEIKIITKNKVQKWIELVNSRIIINGKAVILGTGVNITENKKAREIQTVLYNISNATNTTTEIDELYKIIHEQLNTIIDTTNFYIALYDEKTNIISAPYYIDELNKQIPEPQQLKNGITAYIIKKEKPLYLTAKKRNKLIREGLIADMNWKSKIWLGVPLKVGKNVIGALAVQSYKDAKMYSEKDLEILEFVSEQVALAIDRKKAQDALKESIVRNKALLQAIPDMIFVLDKNGKYLDFEAEKNGLLAIPRKQIIGKNIKDAGFNEQQIKLILNKIEESIKTGNTQTIEYELAVPEGLNTFEARIVPLNQSKVLAIVRDVTSQRKAEKGLIESEERYRRLFDSSPDPIIVHSNGKLISANKAAANFIGIDNPEKLYGQPIIDFVAPESHEIVKERIHKLYTAGTPVELEEEKYLTIDGSVRDVEISAIPITFKNEKAVLVAFRDITDRKSAEERIKNSLKEKEVLLQEIHHRVKNNMQVISSMLNLQAGYIKNKQDLDLFKDSINRVKSMALIHEKLYRSEDLARINFSDYIQKLARNLFTFFKIDINRIKYRVEMEEILLDINKAIPCGLIINELLSNSLKYAFPKDKKGLIQIKIEYRENENKYHVLFEDDGIGLPDRIDFQNTETLGLQLVTTLVKQLHGDIELDKSNGSKYTIIFTGSDDV